Genomic segment of Phycisphaerales bacterium AB-hyl4:
GACGATCTGGATCTGGCTCAAGTGAACATGGACGTGCTGCGGCAGATCGTCCGGTATTGGACGCGTCGGCCTGCAAGCCGCCGGCCCGGAGCCAAGGGTCAGAAAATCGCCCTGCAGACCGTCGAGAGCCAGATCAAGACGTTGCGGCGATTCTGCCGTTGGCTGCACCGCAGTCCAGCCTGGGCGTGGCGGCTGATCCAGCACCATAATTCGGTCGATAGATGCATCAGCGATACCGCCCTCAAGACCTCGGCGAGCGGTGGTCCTGCCGCAGAACCAAGTGGGGAAACGATGACGCGAATTGGTAGACCCCAACACCGTTGGCACTACTTCGCTCCACTCACGCATTCCTGGTGCTCGGGGCGGCTTGGTGGTTTGGAAGCAGGTTGATCGGCAAGGTGTTCGCACAATCGACTCTCAAACGAAAAGGACAAGCTCGCATAGGTGCTTTGCAATTGGCGCATGCACTGGCCGAGCATGTCCATATCGTTGGCGGGCACGATCATCGCGGCCCCCAACTCCAGCAGCATCTGGCTGTGCTCCACCCCGAAGCTCACCGTGCCCCAGCGTCGACCGGTATCGGCGGCGGCCTCAGCGACGCGGGCCACCGCTTGGTCGACTTTCGCGTGACGCACCTGCCCCGGTACGCCGGTGAGAACGGAATAGTCGCCGGGGCCGAAAAACAGCAGGTCCACGCCGTCGACGGCGGCGATTGCTTCCGCGCGATCCACCGCCGCCGGGCTTTCAAGTTGAATGGCGATGAATGTCTGGGCGTTGGCCTGCTGGATGTAAAGCTCGATCGGCATCGAGCCGTAGGGCACATCCGGCCCGCCGCCGCCCAGGCCCCGCTCGCCCAAGGGGGCAAACTTGCTCCAGCGCACCACCTCTCTCGCCTCCACCTCATCGTCACAACGCGGGTACATGATGCCGTTGGCCCCGGCTTCCAGCAGTCGGCCGAGACGCATGAACTCGCCCTTGGCCGGCCGGGCCATGATGTCGCTGACACCGAGCCGGGCTGCCCGCATCAGGCCCTCGGCGGTCTGCACGCTGTGGGCGTGATGCTCCAGATCCATCCAGATCACATCGAAGCCCATCAGCGACACCAGTTCGTAGATGCTGGCGTCGGTCGAGTGCACCGCTACGCCCAGGCACGGCAGCCCTTGCGCCCACTTGTAAATGACCCGACTGCTTCGCATCGCTCTCACTCCATAACAACCGCTACACGCTAAACGACGCTCACGTTGCTGGGCCGCCCAGGGCGTACTGCCCTTTAAGCTGTGAATCTACCTTGGCATGCTCGGCACGAAAGACCATCAGCAGCCCGCAACGCGACTGGTCAGTGGTGTTGGGCGCGCTGTAGTGAATGCTCTGGCAATGGTGCATCAGCGCATCGCCCGGCTCCAGCGTCCCGACAAACGGATCGCTGTCGTCGTATGGCGCATCGAGCCCCATCGAGTTGCCCGCCACCCCCGAGGGTTTGTGCGGCAGCATCCCCAGCTTGTGCGAGCCACGCACGTACGACACCGGCCCATTGGCCAACGTCACCGGGTCCACCGCCACCCACACCGTCAACACGTCTGGCGGCGTACGGCAGAAGTAGGCGTTGTCCTGGTGCGCCGGTACGCCCGAACCGGTCTTCGCCGGTTTGTTGAATGTCTCAACCGCCATCAGCACCGGCTCGCCCTGCACCAGCTCGCGGACGAGTTCAAGCAGTTGCGCATCATCAGCCAAGTCGCTGAAAAACGCATCGTGCTGCTCCATCCGCCAGAGGTTGCGCACGCTCTGGCCGTCGGCTTCAAACGTCACATCCGACGCTGGCAGCGTGGGGGCGATCTGCTTGCTGTAGCGATCCAGCGCCTGGCGAATCCCGGCCATGCGATCAGCGTCAAACAGCTTTCGCACGCGGATGACACCTTCCGCTTGATACGTTTCGACGAGTTCCTGGCAATCCTGAGGCATGGTGCGTCCTTGTCAAATGTGGTGGAGCGATGCAATTACGAAGTTCATTATCCCGCTTTTAAAAACCATCGCTATTGTCATTTCCTGCGGTTTATTGTCAGATAGGGGCATGATCGGCTTCTTTGACCACGGTTGGGGTACGTTCACGCCCCGTCGGCCGATTCCCTCCTGCCGGTGGGATCGCTTCGATCTGCTGTGCGTCCATGGCGGGCAGTTGCAGTTGCGCTTCGAGGACCAGGGCACGCTTCGCCTTGCTGTCGGCGCGGGGGTATTGATCTATCCTTTTACGCGCTTCGCAGGCGAGCCGATCACCCCGCAATGCCGGGTGTCGGTGCAGCATTTTGCGATCGAGGATTCGGCCGAGGATTTGCCGGGCGTGCTGCAACGACTGGTGCATCGGCGCAGCGGGTACGAGCCGGTGCGGCTTCGTCCGCACGCCCAGGTGCGAGGCGACATCCATCGTGCCCTGACGCTCGCCTTTGAGCCACAGACGCAGGCGGTGCATGAGATGCGTGTGGCGTGGTTGACGCTGATCCTCAGCCAGTTGAAAACGGTCGAATCGCAGGCGCTGCCCGCCCAGCCGCAGGCGTGGGACGCGCTGGATGCCTGGCTACGTCAGCACGTCACCGAGCCGATCACCGTCGAAGCGATGGCCCGCCAGATGGACCTGAGCCCCGGGCATTTCAGCCACCGCTTCCGCGCGGTGTTCGGCGTCTCGCCCGGCCGACATGTGCAACGCTTGCGCCTGCAGGAGGCCCAGCGCCTCTTGCGCGAAACGGCGTGGCCGATCAAAACGATCGCTCACAAGTTGCACTACAGCGATCTGGCCAACTTCTATCGCGCCTTTGGCAAAGCGGTCGGTGTGACGCCGGCACGCTATCGGCAACGATTCATCTTGCGAGGATGAGTTGGAGTTTTCTCTACACCAATAACCTTTCTGGCCTTTATGGAGGACACTTCAGGGCAGCAACCACGATTCGGTGAAACGGTTTACATAGATGCTGTGCGGTGAGTACAGGCTCATGTCATCGTTGCTGTAGCCATAATAGGCACAGATGATCGCGCCATCCGAGACTTGCGTTGCAACGGGATAGCCCAAATCATAATGGCCGGGGCAAAACGTTCGCAGCGTACGCAGAGTTGACATATCCCAACTCTTGCCATCGTCACGACTCAATACAGCCCGAATGCTGTACGGTTCACGACGATGGCCGTACACCATCAGAATGTTGCCGCTCTGAAGACGCAGCAAATGCGGAGGGTGGCCCCAGATGGGCAGTTGCTCCGGCTTTGACCATTGCCTCCCGCCATCTGACGATCTGGACTGGTACAGAAAATACCCGTAGCCCCTGCTGGCATCTTCCGGCCGTTGCTCGGCAGGCGTATCACCCCAATCCGTCCGGAGCACCGCCAGGAGTTCACCGTTCGCCACGGGCAGGATCGCGGTTTCGGAGAAGGTGAAGAGGTTGTTGTTCTGAATACCCGACAGGTATCGCCAGGTCACCCCCTGGTCCTGGCTGGTCAGGAACATCACGGTGCCGCTCTGTCCCGGCGGTTTCGCCTTGTCGCGAAGCATGTAACATGCCGCGACGATGTCACCGCTCGGCAGCCTCGTCATGCCGAAGGGTAAAGCGTGGTCGTAAGGCCCAAGATCGTCAATCGGATGCTGCTGGGATGGATCGGCGTTTTTCACATGATAGGGTCGCGTCCCTATTCGACCGTGCTCGATGATCGCCTTCATCGGTCGGTCTTGGGAAAACGTCAGTGAGACCGTACCACCGTCAGTCCGTGGAGCGCTTCCATAGCTGATGTCGAGTACTTTTCCCAACGCCGGGCAGGTCTTGTGCGCGGACCATGTCCTGCCGTCGTCACGCGACTCGAGATAACGGAGCTGGCATACGGGCTGATGGTGCGGATGCAGGTCTTTTTCCTTGAGACCTTCAAGCAACTGCATCTGGAATACGATTACCAGAGACTGATCCGTCCGCACCAGTTGGGGGAAGCTCGCATACTCACCGGGAGCTTCATAGGCGACGATACATTCTGTTGGCGCGAGATCGACTTGATGGTCTGTAACCATATCCGAACGACTCCTTGACCCGTGGAGGTCTAGATGGCCGGCATGACGTTACCGCTGCAAACAGGTGGCCGGCTCCCACGTGTGAGACCAGTGTTATGGCCGGGTACGTGCTGGAGGATTATTCCACTGTTTTCCCAGGCACAATCAGAATGCGATCCAAATAGCCAAAGCCACCTGTGGCTTCGGTTGGCTCGAATTTAAATCGCATTTCTGCCCACACATCGACTTTCTGATGATCGCGACGCTGCATGCCAGGCAGATCTGCTGAAGTCTGAAGGAACCAATCGATGGGAAGTGCGAGGAATAGTACGGAGCTATCTGAAAGTGTTAAGTCTTTTGCGATTCGATAGAAACCTGAATTTGTCGAATCAACGTCGCGAGCACGAAAAGGTTCGCCTCTCTCAGTAACGTTTTGGAGCGGCATTTTTGAAACGTCCCAGAGCCCTGCAGTCAACAATGAAGTGTCATCTTGAATGCTCGCAGGAAGTGGCCAACGCATCGTCACTCCCATGACGGCTTGATCATCCTCAATCAACGTGGCACCGCCGCCATAGCTTTGCAACAAGGTAGGGGCAAGCTCACGAACTTCACCACCGGCCAAGTCGAACCTATCCGGGCATGGCCAATCTGTACGCAAGGCGGCGACAAGATCAATCTGATTCACTCTTTGAGTAATCTGCGTTTGCACAGGTGCGGTGTCTGGCGCTCTGGCGGCGAAGATATCACGAACCGTCTGCTTCATGCGCTCGGCCACAACATGGCGATCAATCGGCCAAGCGGATGCTTCATGACCTTTCGCTTGCCATTCGCGGATGATGAACGGATGACGAAGCAGGGTCGCCCAATCCAGCGATAATCTCGCATGGCGTACACGTTTTAAAAGCTCGGGAGAATCACTGACTGCGGCCTCGGCCTGGTCGAAACGCTTTTGCGCATCCAAGATGAATGTGGAATTCAGGTAATGATACGTCGGGCCATGGAATCTGGTTAGCCAGGTATATCCCATTGTGTGACGTTGACTCGCGTTATGTAGCGATTGGCGGTATTCGAGGATGTACTGGCCGGCAGGGCCGTAGTAACCGTCCGTATAAACCGCCATAAGTGCTTGGGCATCACGCGACGGGTCCTCCATCAGTTTGGCCATCAACCAGAATTTGAAATCCCCCATGTCACCCGTAAGTGTCGCCTGGGGGGCTTCAAACTGAACCATGATCCCTTCAGCGCCCACCTCTTGAAAAGTGCGATAGTTCTCCGCGTAGGTAAATTCGATAGGCAGTGGCAGCTCAAACCCAGTCGCAAATGTGTACCCATACAACCACAGGCGTAGATGATCGGTCCGTTGTGACCAGGCTCGCAGCTTTTCGTAGGATAGACGATTGATCGGATGCGTGATTGAATGACTAATGCGGGTGTGGGTGTCTGCTAATGTGACGACAACATTGGGCGCCGCGTTCATCGACCGCGGCGGCGTTTCGGTGTCCATGTACGCCAACGTTTCGATCCGGACGTCGGGATATTCGGCGGCGATCTTCGTGCCGATCGTGTTCACGAAGTCCAGCAGCACCGCCGACTCGGCGCCCTGTTCCTGTCGTAGCTTCACCGCCGCCGGCGAGGTCGACTGCGTGACGTATTTGTCGGCTTTTGAGACGTGATACAGCAACGGCGGCCGGGCTCCCGCCTCCTCGGCGCGCCGCCGATCCGTGGCGATCAGATCGCGTAGCTGGTCCGCCACGAACTGGCGCAACCCCGGGTTCATCAGTTCGGCGACGCCTGGGTCGGGCGTGCCATCGGCTCGCTGCGAGAAGAACTCTGGCCGATCCTGCGGCGTCGCCCGGCTGAACAGCAGGTGGTTAAGCGTGTGCGCCACCCAGGGACGGGGATAGGCAATCAATCCGCCATCAACCCCATAGCGCGACTCAATGGGAACCGGGCCCATGCTGTTGAGTCGGTTCCGCGTCACAAACGCGCCGCCGTCGGTGAGGGCAAACGGGCTGGTCGCAGACATCACCGAGTTGATCGCGCGATAGCTGAAAGCCGGCTCTCCTTGGCGGTCGATTTCCTCGATTTCGATCCGCTCACGGGCAACCAGATGCTTTTCCCATGGCGTCCACCACCGTACACCCAAGTCATCCTCGAGCAGGTGATACACCGCGTACAGCACGCCGCGCGGCCCGCCGCCAGTGAGGACGAGGTCGGGCCCGACGGTCCTGATTCGCCACGCTTCCTCGTTGAGTCCTTCCAGCAGGCCTTTTTCTGTCGCCAGCCGGGTCGAACCAACGTGGATGCCCGGCTCCTCCGCAGGGTGGGCTGCTTCGGGAACGACCGGGAATTCGACGCCGACCATCCCACCCAAGTGCGAGGCCAGTTCGTTCGCTGCGGTCAACTCTGCCTCCGACGCATCGTCGGCAACGATGATCGGTCTCGCTCCGATCGCCGGGTCGTACAGCACGTGCTGCCCGCAGACCTTCGGCGTCAGGGCGGAAAGCGACACGGCTACAACGGCCAGAGCGAGTAGCGGATGAAAAAAGGCAGGCATCAATGGGCGTCTCCTGTGCATAGACCGCGACGCCACTGCCCCGGGAGGCATTGGATCGCGACAGAAACCGAACATGGCCGCAAGGCCAGCAATAGTCGTGCGATTCATACCATGCCCCTTCAAGTAAGAGCGGGCTAGTGAGTGAGCACAGGCCCAAGGTCAGGCGTTCGGACACGCTGAGCCAGAGCCTGAAACATGACGGGATGTCGCGGCTGAATATCCTGCGGCAAGGCATTAGATCGAGACTGCGTTCGCTTGTGTTGCGACTCCTGACCCGTCGAGGCGTCAACGTCCGCCGCGACCGGGTCGGGCGACACCTTGATGACTGGCGTGTGATCCAGATCGTCCTGGATCATCCGAATCAGGGCGTCTACCGCCTGGAACGCGAATGTCCGTGGGCTGAAGGTGATTCGCGGAGGTTCGATCGGGTAGCCGTCATATCGTGCCCCCTGGGTTCCGAGCGCGACGACACGTAAGTCCTTGGGCACCTTCACCCCATGCTCGAGCATTGCCAGCATCACGCCGTACATGACCACGTCATCCGCAACGACAAGCCCGTCGGGCTTGTCAGGCTGGGCCCAGATACTGGTGAACGCCTCATAGCCCACCCGCACGGGGTCGCGCAATAATGCGGTGCGAGCCCACGCGTCTTCCGTCCTTGCCTCGGGATGATTGTGCAGCGCGTGACGGAAGCCCGAGTAGTCTGCAGCGCGAGAGGCTTGGCCGTCGCGGCCTCCGATGAAAGCGAGGCGTCGGGCCCCTTGCTGGATGAGTCGCTCTGCTGCGGCTTCGCCAAAGCCGAACTGGTCGATCACGATCGAGTCGCGGCCGAGGTCGGCACAGATCGCCAGCATCTTGATGTCGCTCACAGCACGAAGTCCACTGGCTTCGAGGGCTGCAGAGACGCTGGGAATGGGTAGGTAGATCAAGCCCCGATACTTCAAGGACCACGCGTCAGCGAGCAGTCGCTCCAGGTTGTGGTCGGGCTCGTCGTCCGAACCGAGGACGCTGTACCGCCGGATGGACCACCCGCGTGCCTTGGCCGCCTGCTGGATCCAGGCGAATAGCAATGGGAACCAAGCCTGGTCATGCGACGCCATCGACATGCCCCAGACCAGCGCGATCGACTTGCGGCCCCGGAGCACGGCAGGCGCAACGTATGTCCCACTGCCCTGGCGGCGTTCAATTAAACCGGCCGCGGCCATGCGAGCCATGGCTTGCCGAACTGTCATCAGGCTCACACCAGCGCGTGCAGCAATCTCCGATGCAATGGGCAGCGGGGAGGGGTGCTCCATATCCAGCCGCTCAAGCACGAGCTTTCGGATGAGCGAGGCGGTGGAATCTTGAAGGGAGTCTGCCATGGCAATAGAGTACACTCTTTTTGCGAGAAAATCTACAATTTAGGAAACTTTAGCCTGATTCATACTGGTTTCAAGAATTATTTGGCAGGCAGAAGGCGAAATGCTTGCCATAATCGCCATAGAGTGTACACTATAGCGATGGCAGTGCGAGAGGTTGCCAAGGTAGCAGGTGTTTCGCACGCCATGGTGGCGCGAGTGGTCAATGATCCGGGCTTGTTTCGCCGAAAGCGACCCGGGTCGTCTTGTCGGCCCATCGTCATGAGCACCCGCCGCTCCTGCATCACGGTTGGCGAAGCGGCGGTGCATGGCACCGCACGAACGACAATACTGGCCGGCTTTCATGAAGGCGGCACGCTCGGGCCGGTGTACGACTAATCGAAAATTGAGCTGTTACCTGTGTAACGGCAAATCGGTGTATCGACTTTCAATCTCATTTCAGGAGGATGTCTGATGAATTGCAAGACAGTAACAGGAATGGCAATGGCGATGGTTCTCACCGCAGGGCAGGCGACGGCGTTTGGTGCGGTCATCCACGAACACATCGGTGACGAGAATCCGGTGAATGAAGGTTTCACGATGTCGTCCACCGGTGGCGTGGCGGCGGGAGAAGCCGTGGCAGTGACCGTGGACGGCGTGGATGCTTGGCGGATCCGGAAAACGTCGACGACTGCCGGCACCAGGACATACAACGCACCCTTGACCGAGGAGCAACGATCCGAGGCGTTCGCCGAGGGCTTCATCATCCGCGCCAATGTGCGCGTACACGGGAACAACAACAACCTCACCGGATCGCCGACGGTCGATTTCATCGCCACAACCGGACAGCGGTATGCGATCAGTTTTGGAAACAATACGGCTGACAACAACAAGGTCATCGTCAGTGTGAACGGCACCAACTACGACACCGGGTTGAGTGATGCTGTTTTCGCGCTGTACGAGTTGAAGTACAACCCCGTTACGGAGGATGCCAATCTCTACATCAACGGCGACTTGGCCCTTTCCGACCTGGCGCCTACTACCCTTATGGGGTTCAACCGTTTTCACTTCGGGCTGAACTCCAGCGGGGCGGCGGGGGCGGGCGACTTCAACCTGGTGCAGTTTGAAATTATCCCGGAGCCGGCATCCATCGCGCTGCTCGGCTTGGGCAGCCTGCTTCTCATGCGTCGCAAGAGGCTTGCCTAACCGGCACGGGCTACGTCCTGATAAAATTACGCCGTCTGCGCGCGACAGCGTGCAGACGGCTTTTCAAGCAACCTGCAAGACAGCATGGACTAAGGAGTACAGCCATGAAACGTCCTTTATACGCGTTTACGCTCATCGAGCTATTGGTCGTGATTTCCATCATTGCGATTTTGATTGCGATGTTGCTTCCCGCTCTGTCGCAGGCTCGCTTGGTTGCGCAGAAAATCCAGTGTGCCTCGACGCTAAGGCAGATGGGCATCGCATCGATTAATTACGGTGTCGACAGCAGAGACATGATTCCGCATTACGCGAGGCTCGCCGATACCCCACGTCCGGCCACCTCCCTCTACTGGAACAACCGCGCCTTTATGTGGGGCGCCCCAGCTCCCAGTGGTGAGCCAGGCAGGCGTTTACTGAACGATTACGCCACCGACATCGCGGCACAGTGTCCGTTGGACAGGGGATGGGGCCCTGGTGCAGCAGGAGTAGTTCCCCCGGGATGGATCGGCAGACCGTTTTACTCAAATAATGTTTACGGCTCGAGCTATCTCTTCAATGTAGGTTTTTTGGACCAGGTCCACGGAACCAGTTCTGAACTGATCGGCCCCGGCGGGACCGAGGTGCTTTGGCGCAAACGGTTCAGCGATATCTTACGCCCATCGCGACTGGTGATGGCAGGTGACTTCACGGTGTCTTACATTGATAGTCAGCTCGCCCCTACCATGGCTCCGCATACCGAGTATACGCAGATGCATCACGCCAGCGATCATGAACTGAACAGCGTCTTCGTCGATGGGCACGCCACGACCATCCAGTTACGAGGAGACCAGTCAGAGCTTGTTCGTGGTGACAATTACGAGGTGGTGCTACCCGATTATCCGCAGTGAAACACGCTGTCTGCTGCACGAGCCGTATTTCGTTGTTCCGAGGTAGGTCGGCACGATGAGATACGGCGATGCAGGGGCGGGGTTGTCACTATTACGCCAATTTGTAGTTGCGCAACGCTCCTCGTCAAGCATACGAGCCGTTGTAAATATGTCTTCGACTTTGTAACGGATGATAAGGACTATAATCAAGGATGCCTCGTTATCCGCAAAGTAATCTCGCCGCCTGCATGATCCCGTGGACGACCGACTTTCAACTCGACAGTCACAACTTTGATCGCCACATCTCATCGGTGATCGATTCAGGTTATCAATGCCTTTACGTGATGGGGACGGCTGGTGAAGGATATGCGCTCGGTGATCGCCAGTTTCAGGAGGTCGTGGAGGTGTTCGCCGACAAGACCGTGGGGCGTGACCTGGCTCCGCAGGTCGGCGTGATCAGCCTCTCGATGCAGACGGTGATTGACCGCATCGCGTGGTGTCACGGCCGCGGCATCCACATGTTCCAAATCTCTTTGCCCAGTTGGGGGGCGCTGGACGATAAGGAAATCATGCTCTTTTTCCAGACGGTGTGCGGTGAATTCCCTGACTGCCAGTTTCTGCATTACAACCTACTTCGCGCCAGGCGCATCTTGACAGGCAAGGACTACCGCCGGATTGCTGACGTCGTACCGAACCTCGTGGCTACCAAAAACAGCACGTCCGACTACGCCCGAACTGCCGATCTGCTTGAGCACGCGCCCGATCTTCAGCACTTTCTACTGGAATCCAATTTTGCTTTAGGATGCACGCGTGGCGAGTGCTCACTGCTTTGCAGCTTAGGTGTACTCTGCCCTGAACTGGCAATGCGATTTTTTCATGCGGGCGTCGAGCGCGACCTGCCACAATTGTTTCGTATTACCGAGGTCTTTCGCCGTCTGGGTAAACGTATGTTTACTCATTGTAGTCGCAAAATGATCGATGGCGCCTTCGACAAGGCGTTAGTTCACCTGCGAAACCCAGCGTTCCCCACACGCCTGCTCCCTCCGTATCTGAGTATGAACGAAGAGGAACTCCAAGGCTGTCGTGAAGCATATCAAGACTGGCGGACTTCAGTGGATGCGAGTGTACAATGCTGATTCTAAGGCTCGGAAGATCACGACCACTGCCTCTCCCGCTCACGGGCACGGCCAATCCCTCGCAGGTGCTGTTTTAATGTCTGACAACGACCAAAGTAACAACACCTTTGGCGCATCAAATTGCTCCGTCTTCCTCATCAGCCACACGCACTGGGACCGTGAGTGGTACCTCAGTCAACGGCAATTCCAGTTTCTGCTGGGCGATACGCTGGACGCGGTGCTGGACCTGCTGGATACCGACGCGGCGTTTGGCTGTTTCGTGGCGGATGGGCAGACGTCGCTGCTGCAGGATTACCTGGCGATTCGGCCGCAGCGCCGCGACCAGCTCGATCGGCTGGTGCTGGCGGGGCGGCTGGCGGTCGGGCCCTGGTACACGATGCCCGACCTCTGGCTCCCCTCAGGTGAGGCGCTGATTCGCAACCTGCTGCGCGGGCGAGTCGACTGCGAACAGTTGGGCGTGTCGCCGCAGCAGGTCGGCTACGTGCCGGACAGCTTCGGGCACATCGAGCAGATGCCGCAGATCCTCAACGGCTTTGGCATCGACAGCTATTTCTTTTCGCGCGGCAAGGCCGAGTCGCTGGCGGACGATGGGCCCTTGACGTTCCGCTGGCTTGGACCGGACGGCCAAAGCGAACTGCTCGCCTCGCGTCTGCCGGGCGGCTATCACAATGCGATGTTGCTGCCGCCGGTGTCGCAGCGCGACGCGCTGCTGGCGCGGGTGGATCAGGCGGTGGGCGAATGCCAGCGGGCGTCGGGGCCGGCGGGATTGGCGCTGCTGTTTAACGGCATCGACCACATCTGGGTGCAGCGTGATCTGCCGGCGATCCTCCAAACGCTAACCGACGCTCGGCCGAACTGGACGTTTCACCACGGGACGTTGGCCGACTACCAGGCTCGGCTGCGAGAAGCAGTGGAAGGCGACGCGTTGCCGGTGTGGCAAGGTTGTCTGCGCGACCCACAGCTCAAAGGCGTGCACCTGCATGGCACGTGGTCAAGTCGCATCGACAACAAGATCGAAAACAGCCACGCGGGCTGGCTGCTTGAAGCGCTGGCCGAGCCGTTGGCGAGCCTGGGTTGGGCGCTGGGGCATGCGGATCGTCGGCCGGTGCTTCGCCTGGCATGGGAGCAGATGCTCCAGAACCACGCGCACGATTCGATCTGCGGCTGCAGCGACGACCGGGTGCATGAAGACGTGAACCAGCGGTTCCGTCATGCGCAGGAACTGGCGGAAATGCTTGTCGCCGACTCGGGTCGCACGCTCGCAGCGCGCATGGTGGATGGTCCGTCGCCGTCTGTCGTCCGGGCGGTGGGTCTGGCGGGCGCCGGCGGTGGTGTGGAGGTGATGCTGAACCTGCTCGAGCCGAGCGATTCGCTGGTGCTGGTCGATGAGACGGGCACGGCCTGGCCGACGCAGTTGCTGTCACGGCGCGTGCTTCGCCGGCAGGACGCGGTGATGAAGCCCGCTGCCAACGACATGGATTCGCAGACGCACACCTTTCATGAGCATCGCGTGTTCGCCAAGCTGCCTGACGCCTCGCCGCTGGAAGTGCGGGCGTTTGACGTACAGACCCGGGCATCGCCTGCGGTCGCGGAGCCGGTGGTGGCGCAGCAGGCGAGTCTGAGCAACGGTCGACTGACGGTCGAAGCGC
This window contains:
- a CDS encoding HpcH/HpaI aldolase/citrate lyase family protein, whose product is MRSSRVIYKWAQGLPCLGVAVHSTDASIYELVSLMGFDVIWMDLEHHAHSVQTAEGLMRAARLGVSDIMARPAKGEFMRLGRLLEAGANGIMYPRCDDEVEAREVVRWSKFAPLGERGLGGGGPDVPYGSMPIELYIQQANAQTFIAIQLESPAAVDRAEAIAAVDGVDLLFFGPGDYSVLTGVPGQVRHAKVDQAVARVAEAAADTGRRWGTVSFGVEHSQMLLELGAAMIVPANDMDMLGQCMRQLQSTYASLSFSFESRLCEHLADQPASKPPSRPEHQECVSGAK
- a CDS encoding phytanoyl-CoA dioxygenase family protein, translated to MPQDCQELVETYQAEGVIRVRKLFDADRMAGIRQALDRYSKQIAPTLPASDVTFEADGQSVRNLWRMEQHDAFFSDLADDAQLLELVRELVQGEPVLMAVETFNKPAKTGSGVPAHQDNAYFCRTPPDVLTVWVAVDPVTLANGPVSYVRGSHKLGMLPHKPSGVAGNSMGLDAPYDDSDPFVGTLEPGDALMHHCQSIHYSAPNTTDQSRCGLLMVFRAEHAKVDSQLKGQYALGGPAT
- a CDS encoding helix-turn-helix domain-containing protein produces the protein MIGFFDHGWGTFTPRRPIPSCRWDRFDLLCVHGGQLQLRFEDQGTLRLAVGAGVLIYPFTRFAGEPITPQCRVSVQHFAIEDSAEDLPGVLQRLVHRRSGYEPVRLRPHAQVRGDIHRALTLAFEPQTQAVHEMRVAWLTLILSQLKTVESQALPAQPQAWDALDAWLRQHVTEPITVEAMARQMDLSPGHFSHRFRAVFGVSPGRHVQRLRLQEAQRLLRETAWPIKTIAHKLHYSDLANFYRAFGKAVGVTPARYRQRFILRG
- a CDS encoding sialidase family protein, translated to MVTDHQVDLAPTECIVAYEAPGEYASFPQLVRTDQSLVIVFQMQLLEGLKEKDLHPHHQPVCQLRYLESRDDGRTWSAHKTCPALGKVLDISYGSAPRTDGGTVSLTFSQDRPMKAIIEHGRIGTRPYHVKNADPSQQHPIDDLGPYDHALPFGMTRLPSGDIVAACYMLRDKAKPPGQSGTVMFLTSQDQGVTWRYLSGIQNNNLFTFSETAILPVANGELLAVLRTDWGDTPAEQRPEDASRGYGYFLYQSRSSDGGRQWSKPEQLPIWGHPPHLLRLQSGNILMVYGHRREPYSIRAVLSRDDGKSWDMSTLRTLRTFCPGHYDLGYPVATQVSDGAIICAYYGYSNDDMSLYSPHSIYVNRFTESWLLP
- a CDS encoding DUF4838 domain-containing protein — its product is MPAFFHPLLALAVVAVSLSALTPKVCGQHVLYDPAIGARPIIVADDASEAELTAANELASHLGGMVGVEFPVVPEAAHPAEEPGIHVGSTRLATEKGLLEGLNEEAWRIRTVGPDLVLTGGGPRGVLYAVYHLLEDDLGVRWWTPWEKHLVARERIEIEEIDRQGEPAFSYRAINSVMSATSPFALTDGGAFVTRNRLNSMGPVPIESRYGVDGGLIAYPRPWVAHTLNHLLFSRATPQDRPEFFSQRADGTPDPGVAELMNPGLRQFVADQLRDLIATDRRRAEEAGARPPLLYHVSKADKYVTQSTSPAAVKLRQEQGAESAVLLDFVNTIGTKIAAEYPDVRIETLAYMDTETPPRSMNAAPNVVVTLADTHTRISHSITHPINRLSYEKLRAWSQRTDHLRLWLYGYTFATGFELPLPIEFTYAENYRTFQEVGAEGIMVQFEAPQATLTGDMGDFKFWLMAKLMEDPSRDAQALMAVYTDGYYGPAGQYILEYRQSLHNASQRHTMGYTWLTRFHGPTYHYLNSTFILDAQKRFDQAEAAVSDSPELLKRVRHARLSLDWATLLRHPFIIREWQAKGHEASAWPIDRHVVAERMKQTVRDIFAARAPDTAPVQTQITQRVNQIDLVAALRTDWPCPDRFDLAGGEVRELAPTLLQSYGGGATLIEDDQAVMGVTMRWPLPASIQDDTSLLTAGLWDVSKMPLQNVTERGEPFRARDVDSTNSGFYRIAKDLTLSDSSVLFLALPIDWFLQTSADLPGMQRRDHQKVDVWAEMRFKFEPTEATGGFGYLDRILIVPGKTVE
- a CDS encoding substrate-binding domain-containing protein — protein: MADSLQDSTASLIRKLVLERLDMEHPSPLPIASEIAARAGVSLMTVRQAMARMAAAGLIERRQGSGTYVAPAVLRGRKSIALVWGMSMASHDQAWFPLLFAWIQQAAKARGWSIRRYSVLGSDDEPDHNLERLLADAWSLKYRGLIYLPIPSVSAALEASGLRAVSDIKMLAICADLGRDSIVIDQFGFGEAAAERLIQQGARRLAFIGGRDGQASRAADYSGFRHALHNHPEARTEDAWARTALLRDPVRVGYEAFTSIWAQPDKPDGLVVADDVVMYGVMLAMLEHGVKVPKDLRVVALGTQGARYDGYPIEPPRITFSPRTFAFQAVDALIRMIQDDLDHTPVIKVSPDPVAADVDASTGQESQHKRTQSRSNALPQDIQPRHPVMFQALAQRVRTPDLGPVLTH
- a CDS encoding PEP-CTERM sorting domain-containing protein, encoding MNCKTVTGMAMAMVLTAGQATAFGAVIHEHIGDENPVNEGFTMSSTGGVAAGEAVAVTVDGVDAWRIRKTSTTAGTRTYNAPLTEEQRSEAFAEGFIIRANVRVHGNNNNLTGSPTVDFIATTGQRYAISFGNNTADNNKVIVSVNGTNYDTGLSDAVFALYELKYNPVTEDANLYINGDLALSDLAPTTLMGFNRFHFGLNSSGAAGAGDFNLVQFEIIPEPASIALLGLGSLLLMRRKRLA